One window of the Benincasa hispida cultivar B227 chromosome 3, ASM972705v1, whole genome shotgun sequence genome contains the following:
- the LOC120073931 gene encoding uncharacterized protein LOC120073931, whose amino-acid sequence MKKLSKSISSPSRTDLFPPPLMSFLRADAGNRSKSGRSRSSPIFVGKKNVVAIETQEPSSPKVTCMGQVRASSNKTPAARCRWIRSVLSFNRRNCRTFWNSSAMFFRRKYEIRRKSSIFESRVGNEAEDSEKDEENDGGARDAVFSSSVPSPPKNALILTRCRSAPNRASFYGNRYRSRPITSDGSGEEEEKAEEDLGNSAASEIELRKKEGLWNKVENAKGDGDCECVDRKERTMEEKSMLNRKLILTRCKSEPARIAEKMYGELNLREEERNGDFR is encoded by the exons ATGAAAAAATTATCGAAATCGATTTCCAGTCCCAGTCGGACCGACCTGTTTCCACCGCCATTGATGAGCTTTCTCAGAGCCGATGCTGGTAATCGGAGTAAAAGCGGCCGGTCTCGCTCCAGTCCGATCTTCGTCGGGAAGAAGAACGTCGTCGCCATTGAAACTCAAGAGCCGTCCTCTCCCAAGGTCACTTGTATGGGACAAGTCCGCGCCTCCTCCAATAAAACTCCCGCCGCTCGATGCCGGTGGATTAGAAGCGTCCTCTCTTTCAATCGACGCAATTGTCGAACCTTCTGGAACAGCTCCGCGATGTTCTTCCGAAGAAAGTATGAAATTAGACGAAAATCATCGATATTTGAATCTCGCGTCGGAAACGAAGCCGAAGATTCGGAGAAAGATGAAGAGAACGACGGAGGAGCTAGAGATGCGGTTTTTTCGTCTTCGGTGCCATCGCCGCCGAAAAACGCTCTTATTCTGACGAGATGTAGATCTGCGCCAAATCGTGCGTCGTTTTACGGAAATCGGTACCGGAGTAGGCCGATTACGAGCGACGGAAGtggagaagaagaggagaaagcAGAGGAGGATTTAGGAAACAGCGCAGCTTCCGAAATTGAGTTGCGAAAAAAGGAGGGATTGTGGAATAAAGTCGAAAATGCAAAGGGAGATGGAGATTGTGAGTGTGTAGATAGAAAAGAGAGGACAATGGAGGAAAAATCGATGTTGAATCGGAAGCTGATTCTGACGAGATGTAAATCGGAACCTGCGAGAATTGCAGAGAAAATGTACGGAGAATTGAATCTTCGGGAAGAAGAAAG AAATGGAGACTTTCGGTGA